Proteins encoded by one window of Dyella humicola:
- the recC gene encoding exodeoxyribonuclease V subunit gamma, which translates to MRDILHPLGENAPHEPSRPLPTVSHTLDLPLESPIEPGLMVIHGNRMEDLRDLLMAWLARAPLRPLEDELMLVQSNGIAQWLKWALARPAGEGGLGISAAIDVQLPGRFLWAAYRSVLGREAVATTSPFDKSRLAWRLLRLLPEHLHEPDFAPLREFLSDDPDEHKRFQLAERVADLFDQYQVYRADWLADWEQGRYQLRDDLRSRHTPLGDDQRWQARLWQLVLDDVGEERHNHRAAVHHAFLDRIGSMTSRPASLPRRVVVFGMSSLPQQTLEALTALARFSQVMLLVANPCRHYWADIIEDRELLKANQRRQAGKPGLPAEPRYEDLHLHANPLLAAWGRQGRDYIRLLDAFDKPEGYRQRFAAWNRSIDLFADADGTTLLRQIQQAILDLEPLPPAPSQRKAWRTNDASLRFHVAHSPQREVEILHDQLLAMFADAGRQGTPLSSRDVIVMVPDIQTYAPHVQAVFGRVPADDPRHLPYSLADQPSRGAVPLMVALEHLLSLPDSRFAVSDVLDLLDVPALRTRFDIDEAGLPTLKRWIEGSGIRWGLHGSQKQSLELPDIEQNSWRFGLQRMLLGYAVGDADTWQGIAPYDEVGGLDAAMIGPITELFDQLERYWQLLREPGTPTQWHERLQMLLADFFAADDPADSDRLARLGDALDAWQQACTEAAFAQPVPLGIVREHWLKAIDESRLSQRFMGGAVSFGTLMPMRAIPFRVVCLLGMNDGDYPRRQAPVDFDLMAQPGHARPGDRSRREDDRYLFLEALISARDALYISWVGRNVRDNSALPPSVLVGQLRDYVAAGWHRDGDDANDTSTGKALMEAMTTEHPLQPFSRRYFSADSNAHVFTYAREWRQAHRTHVAAHGDNALARWEPDAALGIGQLQGFLNRPVRYFYNHRLKVHFADLKEETSNDEPFALNALERHVANASVLRAAVQAGDTDEAVDAAARHLAEQGSLPPGGFGELLRDTLARETRELAATWLATCRRWPQAADKIELQYTAHGVRIEDWLTDLRIGDETHFVRLELVTGKLRQKDGGLRHDKLIGAWLIHLLAHAHGLRLQTRVVSADAQVLLRVLDKAEATLWTDNLLAALREGMNAPLPIARKTAYAWLQHAKDEDKARKQAELAYAGSGFSQIPGEVEEDVCLARAWPSFARMESAGFTAWLELYRPLMDVASPGDVA; encoded by the coding sequence ATGCGCGACATCCTCCACCCGCTCGGCGAGAATGCCCCCCATGAGCCAAGCCGCCCCCTGCCTACCGTGAGCCACACCCTGGACTTGCCGCTTGAGTCGCCCATCGAACCAGGCCTGATGGTCATCCATGGCAACCGCATGGAGGATCTGCGCGACCTTCTGATGGCCTGGCTGGCCCGTGCACCGCTACGTCCGCTGGAAGACGAGCTGATGCTTGTGCAGAGCAACGGCATCGCGCAGTGGCTGAAATGGGCGCTGGCTCGTCCGGCTGGCGAGGGCGGCCTCGGCATCAGTGCGGCTATCGATGTGCAATTGCCCGGCCGGTTTCTATGGGCGGCCTATCGCAGCGTGCTCGGCCGCGAAGCCGTGGCAACGACGTCGCCGTTCGATAAGTCACGCCTGGCCTGGCGACTGTTGCGACTGCTACCTGAACACCTGCACGAACCCGATTTCGCCCCGCTACGCGAGTTTCTCAGCGACGACCCGGACGAGCACAAGCGCTTCCAGCTGGCCGAGCGGGTGGCCGACCTGTTCGACCAATACCAGGTCTATCGCGCCGACTGGCTCGCCGATTGGGAGCAAGGCCGCTATCAACTTCGCGACGACCTGCGCAGCCGCCACACGCCGCTTGGCGATGACCAGCGCTGGCAGGCCCGGCTGTGGCAGCTCGTATTGGATGACGTGGGCGAGGAACGCCACAACCATCGCGCGGCGGTACATCATGCCTTCCTCGATCGCATCGGCAGCATGACGTCGCGGCCTGCCTCCTTGCCCCGACGCGTCGTGGTGTTCGGCATGTCCTCGCTGCCGCAGCAGACGCTGGAGGCACTGACCGCGCTGGCTCGTTTCAGCCAGGTGATGCTGCTGGTCGCCAACCCCTGCCGCCACTACTGGGCCGACATCATCGAGGACCGTGAACTGCTTAAGGCGAACCAGCGGCGCCAGGCTGGGAAGCCGGGCCTACCGGCCGAGCCCCGCTACGAAGACCTCCATCTGCACGCCAATCCGCTGCTGGCGGCCTGGGGTCGCCAGGGCCGCGACTACATTCGACTGCTCGACGCCTTCGACAAACCGGAAGGCTACCGCCAGCGCTTCGCCGCCTGGAACCGCAGCATCGACCTGTTCGCCGATGCCGATGGCACTACGCTTCTGCGTCAGATCCAGCAGGCCATTCTCGATCTGGAGCCGCTGCCGCCCGCACCGTCGCAACGCAAAGCGTGGCGGACAAACGATGCTTCGTTGCGTTTTCACGTCGCCCACAGCCCGCAGCGCGAGGTGGAAATTCTCCACGACCAGCTGCTGGCGATGTTCGCGGACGCGGGCCGCCAAGGCACGCCATTGTCGTCACGCGACGTGATCGTGATGGTGCCCGATATCCAGACCTACGCCCCGCATGTGCAAGCGGTATTTGGCCGGGTGCCCGCCGACGATCCGCGGCACCTGCCCTACTCCCTGGCAGACCAACCGTCGCGTGGTGCAGTGCCTTTGATGGTGGCGCTTGAGCACCTGCTCTCGCTGCCAGACTCGCGCTTTGCGGTAAGCGATGTGCTGGACCTGCTCGATGTGCCTGCGCTGCGAACACGTTTCGATATCGACGAGGCCGGACTGCCAACGCTGAAACGCTGGATCGAAGGCTCTGGCATTCGCTGGGGCCTGCACGGCAGCCAGAAGCAGAGCCTCGAATTGCCCGACATCGAGCAAAACAGCTGGCGCTTCGGCCTGCAGCGCATGCTGCTCGGCTACGCCGTGGGCGATGCCGATACCTGGCAAGGCATCGCACCCTACGATGAAGTGGGCGGACTGGATGCGGCCATGATTGGGCCGATCACCGAGCTTTTCGATCAACTGGAACGCTATTGGCAGTTGCTGCGTGAACCGGGCACGCCGACCCAGTGGCATGAGCGGCTGCAGATGCTGCTCGCCGATTTCTTCGCGGCGGACGATCCCGCCGACAGCGACCGACTGGCGCGCCTTGGCGATGCCCTCGACGCCTGGCAGCAAGCATGTACCGAGGCGGCCTTCGCGCAACCCGTGCCCCTCGGCATCGTGCGCGAGCATTGGCTCAAGGCGATCGATGAAAGCCGCCTGTCGCAACGCTTCATGGGCGGTGCGGTGAGCTTCGGCACCCTGATGCCCATGCGTGCCATCCCGTTCCGCGTGGTGTGTCTGCTGGGCATGAACGACGGCGATTACCCGCGTCGCCAGGCGCCGGTCGACTTCGACCTGATGGCGCAGCCTGGCCATGCGCGGCCCGGTGACCGATCCCGTCGCGAAGACGATCGCTACCTGTTTCTTGAGGCGCTGATCTCCGCACGCGATGCGCTTTACATCAGCTGGGTGGGTCGCAACGTGCGTGACAACAGCGCACTGCCACCCTCGGTGCTCGTCGGCCAACTGCGCGACTACGTCGCGGCCGGCTGGCATCGAGACGGCGATGACGCAAACGATACTTCGACCGGCAAAGCGCTAATGGAGGCCATGACGACGGAGCACCCGCTGCAACCGTTCAGCCGACGATACTTCAGCGCCGATTCGAATGCTCACGTGTTCACCTATGCGCGCGAATGGCGGCAGGCGCATCGCACCCACGTCGCTGCGCATGGCGACAACGCGCTGGCGCGATGGGAACCGGATGCTGCGCTCGGCATCGGCCAGCTGCAAGGCTTCCTCAACCGGCCGGTGCGCTACTTCTATAACCACCGCCTGAAAGTGCATTTCGCCGACCTGAAAGAAGAGACGTCCAATGACGAGCCGTTCGCGCTGAATGCGTTGGAGCGGCACGTCGCCAACGCAAGCGTGCTACGTGCGGCAGTGCAGGCGGGCGATACCGACGAAGCGGTCGACGCTGCCGCTCGCCATCTCGCCGAACAGGGCTCCCTGCCGCCTGGCGGATTCGGCGAACTGCTGCGCGATACGCTGGCGCGGGAAACCCGCGAACTGGCCGCCACCTGGCTCGCGACCTGCCGGCGATGGCCGCAGGCTGCCGACAAGATCGAGCTGCAGTACACCGCGCACGGCGTTCGAATCGAAGACTGGCTGACTGATCTGCGTATCGGTGACGAGACCCACTTCGTTCGCCTGGAGCTTGTCACCGGAAAACTGCGGCAAAAGGATGGCGGCCTTCGCCATGACAAGCTGATCGGCGCCTGGTTGATCCACCTGCTCGCTCACGCCCACGGCTTGCGCCTGCAGACGCGCGTCGTCAGCGCGGATGCGCAAGTGCTGCTTCGCGTACTGGATAAGGCCGAAGCAACCCTGTGGACCGACAACCTGCTGGCAGCACTGCGCGAAGGAATGAACGCGCCGCTGCCGATAGCCCGCAAGACCGCCTATGCCTGGCTGCAGCATGCCAAGGACGAGGACAAGGCCCGCAAACAGGCCGAACTCGCCTACGCAGGCAGCGGCTTCAGCCAGATTCCCGGCGAAGTCGAGGAGGACGTCTGTCTCGCTCGCGCGTGGCCAAGCTTCGCCCGCATGGAGTCCGCCGGATTTACGGCTTGGCTGGAGCTCTACCGCCCCCTGATGGATGTTGCCTCGCCGGGAGATGTCGCGTGA